A genomic window from Clostridium aceticum includes:
- a CDS encoding TrlF family AAA-like ATPase gives MNTRGSEWRKWDLHVHTASSYDHKYKSADSDDLLVKAWRDNEIAAVAITDHFLIDADRITKLKQLAPEMTILPGIELRCDKGTSNLHVIIIFPEQDLHKLANKFNVLMRDTKAKNKEDDNIIYWDYNEIITFAKDCKGIITVHAGKKDKGIDDGITNHLEVNMAIKAEIAENTDMFEMGKINDLSTYNEHVFKKIKRKPMIVCSDNHDPRNYIIRENLWIKADTTFQGLLQAIKEPSLRFFVGEMPPKKKIINDNGDKFIDSISIKGSNSSDTWFDDEILLSSDLVTIIGNKGNGKSALADIIGHSGNTHNTKRFSFLSTDRFNQKPEYLGKDYNVTLRWKNGVEEKKALFPIDNNAQLEKVKYLPQQYIEYVCNDLKDGFKEEIERLIFDYLPREEKLGMSTLTDLIKYLTSNLLMEIDSNKGTLKQINEEIINKEIKITDSEKQILKMSIEDLQKQLEQENTNKPKDVIKPNIDPNVEKKLNALNNTIENLKSQIQIKEDALENLSKKLHVIETTIQQIVQTRNNFEEWLKKVNDNLQSNGIEEIITVSLVVNYDKLRLLKGNIEKQITSIKTEVSTIENDQKDGLLILKLKEAQLEVAKITGSLSQAELNYQNYLQDLTKWREKIAKISEQINKLREETKILEEDIPNRLEELYALRKQVLEKIYLLKKEIVEKYAQKYSYINKAINELEMKKSEKPSIEISFYLERDSMERAILNYINQNIKSIFRGKEQATENLSALLETIDINNFDSIFASLENIENELKKSASDYNKVFIDKLEFFNNLYGLDYIKINYELKLGDKHLNKLSPGERGLLLLIFYLILDKENSPLIIDQPEDNLDNQSVYDKLVPYIIKAKDKRQIIIVTHNPNIAVACDSEQVIYSGMDKENLQIKYHYGSMESEKISNYVVDVLEGTMPAFEKRSDAYTR, from the coding sequence ATGAATACTAGGGGTTCAGAGTGGAGAAAATGGGATTTACATGTACATACAGCATCATCATATGACCATAAATATAAATCAGCTGACAGCGATGATTTATTAGTAAAAGCATGGAGAGACAATGAAATAGCTGCTGTCGCTATTACAGACCATTTTCTAATAGATGCAGATAGAATTACTAAGTTAAAACAACTTGCACCAGAGATGACTATTTTACCAGGTATAGAACTTAGATGTGATAAAGGAACTTCAAATTTACATGTAATAATAATTTTTCCTGAGCAAGATTTACATAAGCTTGCAAATAAGTTTAATGTTCTTATGAGAGATACAAAGGCAAAAAATAAAGAAGATGATAATATAATTTACTGGGATTATAATGAGATAATTACATTTGCTAAAGATTGTAAGGGTATAATTACCGTACATGCTGGTAAAAAAGACAAAGGAATTGATGATGGTATCACAAATCATCTAGAAGTTAACATGGCTATAAAAGCTGAAATTGCTGAAAATACTGATATGTTTGAAATGGGTAAAATAAATGATTTAAGTACATATAATGAACATGTATTCAAGAAAATAAAAAGAAAACCTATGATTGTTTGTTCTGACAATCATGACCCAAGAAATTATATAATTAGAGAGAATCTATGGATAAAAGCTGACACAACATTTCAAGGTTTATTGCAAGCAATAAAGGAGCCAAGCTTAAGATTCTTCGTTGGAGAGATGCCACCTAAGAAAAAAATTATTAATGATAATGGAGATAAGTTTATAGACAGTATAAGCATAAAAGGAAGTAATTCATCAGACACATGGTTTGATGATGAAATATTATTAAGTAGTGATTTGGTTACTATAATAGGGAATAAAGGGAATGGTAAAAGTGCTTTAGCTGATATAATAGGTCACTCTGGAAACACACATAATACTAAAAGATTTTCTTTTTTAAGCACAGATAGATTTAATCAAAAACCGGAGTACCTAGGTAAGGATTATAATGTAACACTAAGGTGGAAAAACGGAGTGGAAGAGAAGAAAGCGTTATTTCCTATAGACAATAATGCCCAATTAGAAAAGGTAAAATACTTACCTCAGCAATATATTGAATATGTGTGCAATGATTTAAAGGATGGATTTAAAGAAGAGATTGAAAGGCTTATTTTTGACTACTTGCCAAGGGAAGAAAAGTTGGGAATGAGTACGTTAACTGACTTAATAAAGTATTTAACAAGTAATCTACTTATGGAAATAGATTCCAATAAGGGCACGTTAAAGCAGATTAATGAAGAAATAATTAATAAGGAAATTAAGATTACCGATAGTGAAAAACAAATCTTAAAAATGTCTATTGAAGATTTACAAAAACAGTTGGAACAGGAAAATACAAATAAACCTAAGGATGTAATAAAGCCTAATATAGACCCGAACGTAGAGAAAAAGTTAAATGCATTGAATAACACTATTGAAAACCTTAAAAGTCAAATACAAATTAAAGAAGATGCTTTAGAGAATTTAAGTAAAAAGCTGCATGTAATTGAAACTACGATACAACAAATAGTGCAAACTAGAAATAACTTTGAAGAATGGCTTAAGAAGGTAAATGATAATTTGCAAAGCAATGGTATAGAGGAAATAATTACAGTAAGCTTGGTAGTTAATTATGATAAATTAAGGTTATTAAAGGGGAACATAGAAAAGCAGATTACTAGTATAAAGACTGAGGTAAGTACTATAGAAAATGACCAAAAGGATGGACTGTTAATTTTGAAACTTAAAGAAGCACAGCTTGAAGTTGCAAAGATAACAGGTAGTTTATCTCAAGCAGAGTTGAATTATCAAAATTACCTTCAGGATTTAACAAAATGGAGAGAGAAGATTGCAAAAATATCAGAACAAATAAATAAGCTAAGAGAAGAAACAAAGATTTTAGAAGAAGATATCCCAAATAGATTAGAAGAACTGTATGCATTGAGAAAGCAAGTTTTAGAGAAAATATATCTACTCAAAAAAGAAATAGTTGAAAAATACGCTCAAAAATACTCGTATATTAATAAGGCTATAAATGAACTTGAAATGAAAAAATCTGAAAAACCTAGCATTGAGATTAGTTTTTATTTGGAAAGAGATTCAATGGAAAGAGCAATCTTAAACTATATTAATCAAAACATAAAGAGTATTTTTAGAGGGAAGGAACAGGCAACAGAAAATTTATCTGCATTACTTGAGACGATTGATATTAATAATTTTGATAGCATTTTTGCTTCTTTAGAAAATATAGAAAATGAGTTGAAGAAGTCTGCTTCGGATTACAACAAAGTGTTTATAGACAAGCTAGAATTCTTTAATAATCTTTATGGTCTAGATTATATAAAAATAAACTATGAATTAAAATTGGGGGATAAACATCTTAATAAGTTATCACCTGGAGAAAGAGGATTACTCTTATTAATATTTTATTTAATATTAGATAAAGAAAATTCTCCATTAATAATAGATCAGCCTGAAGATAATCTAGACAATCAATCTGTTTATGATAAATTGGTACCATATATAATCAAGGCAAAAGATAAAAGACAAATAATAATAGTCACTCATAATCCCAATATTGCAGTAGCATGTGATTCAGAGCAAGTTATTTACAGCGGAATGGATAAAGAAAATCTACAAATAAAGTATCATTATGGCAGCATGGAGTCAGAGAAAATTAGTAATTATGTAGTCGATGTCTTAGAAGGGACAATGCCAGCTTTTGAAAAAAGAAGTGATGCTTATACCAGATAG
- a CDS encoding YwbE family protein, translating to MDGTIRENIKQGTKVRVVQKQDQRSGELTEGVVLKILTSSHTHPHGIKVMLEGGVVGRVKDVLG from the coding sequence ATGGATGGAACTATACGAGAAAATATTAAGCAGGGTACAAAAGTAAGAGTTGTACAAAAGCAGGATCAACGCTCTGGGGAGTTAACAGAAGGTGTAGTTTTAAAAATCCTTACAAGTTCTCATACGCATCCTCATGGCATTAAAGTGATGCTGGAGGGTGGAGTTGTTGGTAGGGTTAAGGACGTATTGGGTTGA
- a CDS encoding recombinase family protein, which produces MQMKKRCYIYTRVSTASQVDGYSLDAQREKLEEYAKLTDMVIVKEYSDEGKSGKNVEDRDDFKQMMKDIEDQKDNIDFVLVFKLSRFGRNTADILASVQKMQDYGVNLFSWDEKIDSSIDSGKLMISVLSAVSEIERDNILLQTMAGRKQKAREGKWNGGFAPYGYLLKEGELLIAEDEVEVIKVIYEQFTTTNKGINAVASYLNNNGYKKKKRQNGTLDAFSASFVKAVLDNPVYCGKIAYGRRRNEKIQGKRNQFHIVKQKEFPVYDGIHEAIVSEEIWQAAQEKRKTTGFKHEKKYSLEHAHILSGILKCPNCGAPMYGNVNRKKKKDGTYYRDYFYYACKHRRSVSGHKCNYSKQWSQDLVDDAVAEIITKLVHNEKFENAIKDKINSKIDTAQLEENLETLKKSYRQENTAKNKLAQQIDGLDVMDSSYERKYKDMQERLNKFYERIDSIEIEMEEVKTRIQNVKLDRLNSDGIYNILKMFDQFYDEFTDFEKQEFIKSFVEKIEIYPEELEDGRILKNIKFRFPVFFNGSEVSEISWDKESTVECVVRIYKEEK; this is translated from the coding sequence ATGCAGATGAAAAAAAGGTGTTACATTTATACAAGGGTTTCAACAGCCTCACAGGTTGATGGCTATAGTCTTGATGCACAGAGGGAAAAACTTGAAGAATATGCTAAGCTTACTGACATGGTAATAGTTAAAGAGTATTCAGATGAAGGAAAATCAGGTAAGAATGTTGAAGACAGAGACGATTTTAAACAGATGATGAAAGACATCGAAGATCAAAAAGATAATATTGATTTTGTTTTGGTTTTTAAACTTTCTCGTTTTGGTAGAAATACAGCAGATATACTAGCATCTGTACAGAAAATGCAAGATTATGGTGTAAATCTATTTAGCTGGGATGAAAAAATAGATAGCAGTATTGATAGTGGAAAACTTATGATATCTGTACTTTCTGCTGTTTCAGAGATAGAGAGGGATAACATTCTATTACAAACTATGGCAGGACGTAAGCAAAAGGCAAGGGAAGGTAAATGGAATGGCGGTTTTGCACCATATGGTTATCTATTGAAAGAAGGGGAACTACTAATAGCGGAAGATGAGGTAGAAGTTATAAAAGTTATTTATGAGCAATTTACTACTACAAATAAAGGTATAAATGCAGTAGCTTCTTATCTCAATAACAACGGGTATAAAAAGAAAAAACGTCAAAATGGTACACTTGATGCCTTTTCTGCATCTTTTGTAAAGGCTGTTTTAGATAACCCTGTTTATTGTGGTAAAATAGCGTATGGTAGGAGAAGAAACGAGAAAATTCAAGGTAAACGAAATCAGTTCCATATTGTAAAGCAGAAAGAGTTTCCCGTTTATGATGGAATTCATGAGGCTATAGTATCAGAAGAAATATGGCAAGCAGCACAAGAAAAGCGTAAAACAACTGGTTTTAAACATGAGAAGAAGTACAGTTTAGAACACGCACATATTTTATCTGGTATACTAAAATGTCCCAATTGTGGTGCGCCCATGTATGGTAATGTGAATAGGAAAAAGAAGAAGGACGGCACTTATTATAGAGATTACTTCTACTATGCTTGTAAACATAGGAGGAGTGTAAGTGGTCATAAATGCAATTACAGTAAGCAGTGGAGTCAAGACTTAGTAGATGATGCTGTTGCTGAGATTATTACTAAGTTAGTTCATAATGAAAAGTTTGAGAATGCTATAAAAGATAAAATTAATTCTAAAATTGATACTGCTCAACTGGAAGAGAATTTAGAAACTCTAAAAAAATCATATCGCCAAGAAAATACGGCAAAAAATAAATTAGCACAACAAATTGATGGGCTAGATGTTATGGACTCTTCGTATGAAAGAAAATATAAGGACATGCAGGAACGTCTAAATAAATTCTATGAAAGGATAGACTCTATTGAAATAGAGATGGAAGAGGTTAAAACAAGAATACAGAATGTTAAGTTAGATAGACTTAATTCTGATGGCATTTACAACATTTTAAAAATGTTCGACCAGTTTTATGATGAATTTACAGACTTTGAAAAACAGGAGTTTATAAAGAGTTTTGTTGAGAAAATTGAAATTTATCCAGAAGAATTAGAAGATGGTCGTATCTTAAAGAATATAAAGTTTAGATTTCCAGTATTCTTTAATGGTAGTGAAGTGAGTGAAATAAGTTGGGACAAAGAGAGTACAGTCGAGTGTGTGGTAAGGATATATAAGGAAGAGAAATAG
- a CDS encoding YkgJ family cysteine cluster protein, which translates to MRYKKEDIESFMTSIMTKEDTFKFGCKMCGDCCRKRQEPIMLTGYDVFRVSRALNIKPFEFIEEYTEWYVGDSSYLPVVILKARYDGSCPLLRKGKCTVQEDKPIVCAIYPLGRIFIAGEEESFGYFEQPYSCGNGTGEEHTLKEWLDKFKVSEWDEASILWAKTIARCAMAMRNIKQDTKLFTGVITVLLNVFYVAYDIEKDYLEQFKSNIEKMEIIFKEFKIQL; encoded by the coding sequence ATGAGATATAAGAAAGAAGACATTGAGAGCTTTATGACTAGCATTATGACGAAAGAAGATACTTTCAAATTTGGATGTAAAATGTGTGGAGATTGCTGTAGGAAAAGGCAAGAGCCTATAATGTTAACTGGTTATGATGTGTTTAGGGTATCAAGAGCATTAAATATTAAACCTTTTGAATTTATCGAGGAGTACACAGAATGGTACGTTGGAGATAGTTCATATCTTCCAGTGGTTATATTAAAAGCAAGGTATGATGGTAGTTGTCCATTATTAAGAAAAGGAAAGTGCACAGTTCAAGAGGACAAACCTATTGTATGTGCAATATACCCACTAGGTAGGATATTCATAGCAGGAGAAGAAGAAAGCTTTGGATATTTTGAACAGCCATATAGCTGTGGAAATGGAACAGGTGAAGAACATACATTAAAAGAATGGCTTGATAAGTTTAAGGTTTCTGAGTGGGACGAGGCGAGTATATTATGGGCGAAAACAATTGCAAGATGTGCAATGGCAATGAGAAATATAAAACAAGACACTAAGTTGTTTACAGGAGTAATAACAGTGTTACTTAATGTATTTTATGTAGCTTATGATATAGAGAAAGATTACTTAGAGCAATTCAAGTCTAACATTGAAAAAATGGAAATTATCTTTAAAGAGTTTAAAATCCAATTGTAA
- a CDS encoding AAA family ATPase, producing MDINTLSKEYRDIYGEFIMPVDTNIKLESVILSDENKEKISAFIRETQYRDKLLAYGLQPMNRILMYGASGTGKTFLSKALSNHLGYTMLYVDIAKALSEATVAMNISKIFKLANHLGHCLLMFDECDAIAWQRDTGGADTGTIRRATNSIFQYLDQMNKTNIFVSATNMLHRLDPAFERRFNLKMEFRRPEIDIKDAIKHFIYPKFKIIDDVDQTTVDIISRRASQYAKLSYYEIQGLVERAMKRAVMNDTNEVSTADIYKDLAVAMRVKIKFQTADDPEEIFENKLHY from the coding sequence ATGGATATAAATACATTATCAAAAGAATATAGAGACATTTATGGAGAATTTATAATGCCAGTTGATACTAATATCAAGCTTGAATCTGTAATTTTGAGCGATGAAAATAAAGAGAAAATATCAGCGTTTATAAGGGAAACACAATATAGAGATAAATTATTAGCTTATGGATTGCAACCAATGAACAGAATATTAATGTATGGAGCTTCTGGTACTGGTAAGACATTCTTAAGTAAGGCATTGAGTAATCATTTAGGTTATACAATGTTATATGTAGATATAGCAAAGGCACTTAGTGAGGCTACTGTTGCTATGAATATATCTAAGATATTTAAACTTGCAAACCATTTAGGACATTGTTTACTGATGTTTGACGAGTGTGATGCAATAGCTTGGCAAAGGGATACTGGTGGAGCAGATACTGGAACAATTAGACGTGCTACCAATAGTATATTCCAATATTTAGACCAAATGAACAAGACGAATATATTTGTAAGTGCGACTAATATGTTGCATAGACTTGACCCTGCATTTGAAAGACGTTTTAATCTTAAGATGGAGTTCAGACGACCAGAGATAGATATTAAAGATGCTATAAAACACTTTATATATCCAAAGTTTAAGATAATTGATGACGTAGACCAAACAACTGTGGACATAATCAGCAGGAGAGCAAGTCAGTATGCTAAATTAAGTTACTATGAAATCCAAGGTTTAGTGGAGAGGGCAATGAAGAGGGCTGTTATGAATGACACTAATGAAGTAAGTACAGCAGACATATACAAAGACCTAGCAGTTGCTATGAGAGTTAAAATCAAGTTCCAAACAGCAGATGACCCTGAAGAAATATTTGAAAACAAACTACATTACTAA
- a CDS encoding leucine-rich repeat domain-containing protein produces MKKSKKAVRIVSGLLVLMFILTSLSVAYADNGVVTFEDKNLESAIKEFLKEGNYDYYIETGILTKEVMEQIDTIVIQEDKGITSLVGLEQAKSLEVLWIQNNNIQDLSPLKGLTKLNSLTLSNNSIESINALKDLNELQTLYIDNNNITDIGALKELNKLETLVISNNNISDIRVLEGKTELKSFESYGNSGIEDISSLKDSLKLEFLIIVDSKIKDISVLEDKTNLKHLALIEGDIENIKSLENLRNLEVLLLTDNNIKDISPLLPFDIFDTINIDGNPLWKNDGTNSMLGEVTGEKVSKPIYEVWSEPQVSAVVEQDPMQETDIERNSALPIIVTTVGGLFIILFIVVNNKNLKIFAVENSDDTWAVRILGKRNIKVHSDEISIDISKELSEIEDDKLKVVFSGNLPLKLLDKKIIFIKDKDSFGEITLTELTNVIEVTKDGVITISKK; encoded by the coding sequence ATGAAGAAATCAAAGAAAGCAGTCAGAATAGTAAGTGGATTACTAGTATTAATGTTCATATTAACAAGTTTATCAGTAGCATACGCAGATAATGGAGTGGTAACATTTGAGGACAAGAACTTGGAAAGTGCAATTAAGGAGTTTTTAAAAGAAGGTAATTACGATTACTATATTGAAACTGGTATACTGACCAAAGAGGTTATGGAGCAGATTGATACAATAGTAATACAAGAAGATAAAGGAATCACAAGTTTAGTAGGATTAGAGCAAGCAAAGAGTTTAGAAGTTCTCTGGATTCAAAATAATAACATACAAGATTTAAGTCCATTGAAAGGATTAACAAAACTAAATTCTCTAACATTAAGCAATAACAGTATAGAGAGTATAAATGCATTAAAGGATTTAAATGAATTACAGACTTTATATATAGACAATAATAACATAACAGATATTGGGGCATTAAAAGAGTTAAATAAACTGGAGACATTAGTAATTTCAAACAATAATATAAGTGATATCAGAGTATTAGAGGGAAAGACAGAATTAAAGAGTTTTGAGTCTTATGGTAACAGTGGGATTGAAGATATAAGTTCATTAAAGGATTCATTGAAACTTGAGTTTCTTATTATAGTAGACAGTAAGATTAAGGATATCAGTGTTTTAGAAGATAAAACTAATTTAAAACATTTGGCATTAATAGAAGGAGATATAGAAAATATTAAATCATTAGAAAACTTGAGAAACTTGGAAGTACTATTATTGACAGATAATAATATAAAGGATATTAGTCCATTACTACCTTTTGATATATTTGATACTATCAATATAGATGGGAATCCACTCTGGAAAAATGATGGTACTAACTCAATGTTAGGGGAAGTAACAGGTGAAAAGGTTAGTAAACCAATTTATGAGGTATGGAGTGAGCCACAAGTAAGTGCAGTAGTGGAGCAAGATCCAATGCAAGAAACTGATATAGAAAGGAATTCAGCATTACCTATTATAGTAACTACAGTTGGTGGATTATTTATTATATTATTTATAGTTGTTAATAACAAGAATCTAAAGATATTTGCAGTTGAAAATAGTGATGATACATGGGCTGTAAGGATATTAGGTAAAAGAAATATTAAAGTACACTCAGATGAGATTTCAATAGACATTAGTAAAGAGCTATCAGAAATTGAAGATGATAAATTGAAAGTAGTGTTTAGCGGGAATTTACCTTTAAAGCTTCTAGATAAAAAGATTATATTCATAAAAGATAAGGACAGCTTTGGTGAAATTACATTAACTGAATTAACTAATGTAATTGAAGTAACAAAAGACGGTGTAATAACAATAAGTAAAAAATAA
- a CDS encoding DUF3846 domain-containing protein encodes MRIVYIEAGKKPEVRNIGHSLKEMQKLVGGYIETIHPFNDTAVIVCNEEGKINGLPLNRGLMHPETGELYEIIAGNFFICDAPVDSDEFASLSNQQVETYMEQFKYPESFIMEDGRIVIIKCINI; translated from the coding sequence ATGAGAATAGTGTACATTGAAGCTGGAAAGAAACCTGAAGTAAGGAATATTGGACATTCACTTAAAGAGATGCAGAAGTTAGTTGGTGGGTATATTGAAACAATACACCCATTCAATGATACGGCTGTAATAGTATGTAATGAGGAAGGTAAAATAAACGGACTGCCATTGAATCGAGGGTTAATGCACCCTGAAACAGGAGAACTTTATGAGATAATAGCAGGTAACTTCTTTATATGTGATGCACCTGTTGATAGTGATGAGTTTGCAAGTTTATCAAATCAGCAAGTGGAAACATACATGGAACAATTCAAATATCCTGAATCATTTATAATGGAAGATGGTAGAATCGTAATAATAAAGTGTATAAACATTTAG
- a CDS encoding BsaWI family type II restriction enzyme codes for MGYIEENNKVIRRLSNERYFIPTIEVYNETLEQLTNNGMSDRDATRQILNYLKNIMRESQPRIEEIIQNRVSSGEISDASQARKSVAGNNFQRLVAYAIIRNILIGNITKEVIVNVGYNKHPLLEQFATISVGDSEDSQKPDSDVLIYKDDPTSPIINFSCKTSLRERAGQTYKWKLLVDIASCTCPHISESNDCPKNIYNLQYDSSRRVVMNFVTADLYNEVNQPQISGMFNFFDNAYITRPNNEFSCPNIECFENIVDSINNLYD; via the coding sequence ATGGGATATATAGAAGAAAATAATAAGGTTATACGTAGACTTAGTAATGAGAGATACTTCATACCTACTATTGAAGTATACAATGAAACCTTAGAACAACTAACAAACAATGGTATGTCTGATAGAGATGCTACTCGACAAATACTAAATTACCTTAAAAACATTATGAGAGAATCTCAACCTAGAATTGAAGAAATTATACAAAATAGAGTTAGTTCAGGTGAAATATCAGATGCCTCACAAGCAAGGAAATCAGTAGCAGGTAATAATTTTCAGAGATTAGTTGCATACGCTATCATAAGAAATATTCTTATAGGTAACATAACTAAAGAAGTAATTGTTAATGTTGGGTATAACAAGCATCCATTACTAGAACAATTTGCTACAATCTCTGTTGGTGATTCTGAAGACAGTCAGAAACCAGATTCTGATGTACTTATCTATAAAGATGATCCTACTTCACCTATTATCAATTTCTCATGTAAGACATCCTTAAGAGAACGTGCTGGACAAACTTACAAATGGAAATTATTAGTTGATATCGCTAGTTGTACTTGCCCTCATATATCAGAATCAAACGATTGTCCAAAAAATATTTATAATCTACAATATGATAGCTCTAGGAGAGTTGTTATGAATTTTGTTACAGCAGATTTATATAACGAGGTGAATCAACCTCAAATCAGCGGCATGTTTAACTTTTTCGACAATGCATACATAACAAGACCTAACAATGAATTCTCATGCCCTAATATTGAGTGTTTTGAAAATATAGTTGATTCTATAAACAATCTATACGATTAA
- a CDS encoding MvaI/BcnI family restriction endonuclease yields MYTLERLKIRLREINQMGYVRTHRSGPTGIGKTLEDLLGIAENNIAGADLDHLGELKSCRNGQISMVTLFTKSPSPPRVNTALLESYGYVDPTRGGRKILHTTLNGVNYNTVNGTPYGFKVEVRGSRLYLLSNFPTQVNAYWEREDLRYAFESKLPRLIFVKANSRGAGRNEEFHFVEAYHLEGFSFEQFEDLLEQGIIKIDIRIGQYPDGRTHDHGTAFRIMNDRIDDLFENKIRLL; encoded by the coding sequence ATGTATACCCTAGAGAGATTAAAAATTAGGTTAAGAGAAATAAATCAAATGGGATATGTTAGAACTCACAGGAGTGGTCCTACTGGAATAGGTAAAACTCTTGAAGATTTATTAGGAATTGCAGAGAATAATATTGCTGGAGCAGATCTTGACCATCTTGGCGAGTTAAAATCATGTAGAAACGGGCAAATTAGCATGGTTACATTGTTTACAAAAAGTCCTAGCCCTCCACGAGTAAACACTGCACTTCTAGAATCCTATGGCTATGTTGACCCTACAAGAGGCGGACGAAAAATACTTCACACAACTTTAAATGGTGTTAACTACAATACTGTAAACGGAACCCCTTATGGATTCAAAGTCGAAGTTAGAGGAAGTAGGTTATATTTACTTTCTAATTTCCCTACGCAAGTTAATGCTTATTGGGAAAGAGAAGATTTACGTTATGCTTTTGAAAGTAAACTTCCACGTCTAATATTTGTTAAAGCAAATTCACGAGGTGCTGGAAGAAATGAAGAATTTCATTTTGTAGAAGCCTATCATCTTGAAGGCTTTAGTTTTGAACAATTTGAAGATTTACTAGAACAAGGAATTATAAAAATCGACATTCGTATAGGACAATATCCAGATGGACGAACCCATGACCATGGTACAGCTTTTAGAATTATGAATGACAGAATAGATGACTTATTTGAAAATAAAATAAGATTATTATAA
- a CDS encoding helix-turn-helix domain-containing protein codes for MLLDKIGRASKIDEYSLGIEEATIMEVNQYKGTVTVNIEYLRQLEELAISNFIVIKDLKSKEEGVDSLIYQLEEKNKKLKNELEDIKDRTNYIDLDYEALKVVAIEKGLLAKKLESELDCIKGNTEKVEYTKEYVENEFNEYILKAKKMLKDASTEKYIGTLQKIGLLEKEIRRLEMDNKILVEKTGKEVKHSERIKNGYDNVSKPEVTKEVIEELLGQGLSKVAIAKQLKVERQTIYNVLKREKATPKATAIK; via the coding sequence ATGTTACTAGATAAAATTGGTAGAGCAAGTAAAATAGATGAATATAGCTTAGGAATCGAAGAGGCTACGATAATGGAGGTTAACCAATACAAAGGCACAGTAACTGTGAACATTGAGTACCTAAGACAGCTTGAGGAATTAGCTATATCAAACTTTATAGTAATTAAAGATTTAAAAAGTAAAGAGGAAGGCGTAGACTCATTGATTTATCAACTAGAAGAGAAAAATAAGAAATTAAAGAATGAGTTGGAGGATATAAAAGATAGAACAAACTACATTGATTTGGATTATGAGGCTTTAAAGGTAGTGGCTATTGAAAAAGGTTTACTAGCTAAGAAATTAGAATCAGAGCTAGATTGTATAAAAGGTAATACAGAGAAAGTTGAATACACAAAAGAGTATGTGGAGAATGAGTTTAATGAGTACATTTTAAAGGCGAAGAAAATGTTAAAGGACGCATCAACTGAAAAATATATAGGCACATTACAAAAGATAGGCTTATTGGAAAAGGAAATCAGACGTTTAGAAATGGACAACAAGATTCTTGTAGAGAAAACTGGTAAGGAAGTTAAACATAGCGAAAGAATTAAAAATGGCTATGATAATGTAAGTAAACCTGAAGTAACTAAAGAGGTAATAGAAGAATTACTTGGTCAGGGGCTTAGTAAGGTAGCAATAGCAAAGCAATTAAAAGTAGAAAGACAAACTATATATAATGTATTAAAGCGTGAAAAGGCAACACCAAAGGCAACGGCAATAAAATAA